The proteins below come from a single Zhouia spongiae genomic window:
- a CDS encoding glycosyltransferase family 4 protein, with the protein MSDTSNIKRKMAFVIPSLGSGGAERVVSTLANELSAFYDVTIICFTKTDPFYKLGTNVKLLYCVDHIAPSTNMIQAIKSNYMLLKKLTKHLKKEKADVCIGFLTSANVLSALASKWVKIPCIISERIDPKNSKVNKFWDSLRRYCYKKATYLVVQTEEIKAYFANYFPGDHIYILQNPINRELTEKRNGHQYPKENFILNVGRLNDQKGQDTLIEAFSEMKNQEWKLLIVGEGKNRKPYEALISKLQLHEKVELIGSTKDISSYYNKAGIFAFTSRFEGFPNALIEAMHFGVPSISTNCPTGPSEIIKHGENGFLIPVDDKEELKAGLNELITNPEKRNKFSIEGMKSVEKFKSDNVIKQWDELIKRCLSSRT; encoded by the coding sequence ATGTCAGATACAAGCAACATAAAGCGTAAAATGGCATTTGTAATCCCTTCTTTAGGGTCCGGAGGCGCCGAAAGGGTTGTTTCAACTTTGGCAAATGAGCTTTCTGCCTTTTACGATGTTACCATTATCTGTTTTACGAAAACCGATCCTTTTTACAAATTGGGAACAAATGTAAAGCTCCTTTATTGTGTAGATCATATCGCGCCAAGCACCAATATGATTCAAGCCATAAAAAGCAACTACATGCTCTTAAAGAAACTTACAAAACATCTTAAAAAAGAAAAGGCTGATGTTTGTATTGGCTTTCTGACCAGTGCAAACGTTTTGTCCGCCCTTGCAAGCAAATGGGTTAAAATTCCCTGTATTATAAGTGAGCGGATAGACCCTAAAAATTCGAAAGTAAATAAGTTCTGGGATTCCCTGAGGAGATATTGCTATAAAAAAGCGACGTATCTTGTTGTTCAGACGGAGGAAATAAAAGCGTATTTTGCTAATTATTTTCCCGGTGATCACATTTATATTTTACAGAATCCAATCAACAGGGAGCTAACGGAGAAAAGAAACGGTCATCAATATCCCAAAGAAAATTTTATTTTAAATGTTGGCAGATTAAACGATCAGAAGGGACAGGACACTTTAATAGAAGCCTTTTCGGAGATGAAAAATCAGGAATGGAAACTTTTAATTGTCGGAGAAGGTAAAAACCGTAAACCGTATGAAGCCCTGATCAGCAAACTACAGCTCCATGAAAAGGTTGAATTGATCGGATCTACCAAGGATATAAGCAGCTATTACAATAAGGCCGGTATTTTTGCCTTCACATCAAGGTTCGAAGGCTTTCCGAATGCACTTATTGAAGCTATGCATTTTGGGGTTCCCAGCATTTCTACCAATTGCCCTACCGGGCCCTCTGAAATCATAAAACATGGAGAAAACGGATTTTTAATCCCCGTTGATGATAAAGAAGAACTTAAAGCCGGTCTTAATGAATTAATAACCAATCCCGAGAAAAGAAACAAGTTTAGTATCGAAGGGATGAAATCTGTTGAGAAGTTTAAATCGGATAACGTTATAAAACAATGGGATGAACTCATAAAAAGATGTTTAAGTTCGAGAACATAG
- the murJ gene encoding murein biosynthesis integral membrane protein MurJ codes for MFKFENIANLKKEMSYSRWASLFKKPVIRNIFLVMFITLFVKVIGFLKESIVASSFGLSELLDTFYIAMLIPGFISNVFLNSFSTVFIPNYIAESKATNNVKSFQATAFLMVLGISLVFIVIAYLFTDVYISLIFPGHTPAYYALIKLQFYFLIPCIIFWGISSLISGLLKIHDEFKYSSLNTVFLPISIILCVLFYRDTLGNSVLALGTLIGSFANLAFLTFIAIKRKVLRFQKPDFKNNNAIQMLRQLPAKASSGFFTGLIGVTDQFFAAQLVVGSIAALNYGNKIPAFITGLIVLTLNSVLLPYFSKKVIDDRQKAYSNLYKLLKRLFIAAGIITIIAILSSDWVVKLLFERQEFTSEDTYKVSLLQKITLIYAPFTVCGMVLVNFLTSINKNKFMAYVSLGSMIANLILDYFLMKIYGVYGIALCTTVIGIIRSLVLLRFTINQGKLTIKNSI; via the coding sequence ATGTTTAAGTTCGAGAACATAGCAAACCTAAAAAAAGAAATGTCCTATTCCAGGTGGGCCTCGTTATTTAAAAAACCTGTAATAAGGAATATTTTCTTGGTCATGTTCATTACTCTTTTTGTTAAAGTAATAGGCTTTTTAAAAGAGAGTATTGTAGCAAGCAGCTTTGGTTTATCCGAACTGCTGGATACCTTTTACATAGCTATGCTTATTCCCGGCTTTATCAGCAATGTATTTCTAAATTCGTTCAGTACCGTATTTATTCCCAACTATATAGCAGAATCTAAAGCTACAAACAATGTCAAGTCATTTCAGGCAACAGCTTTTTTGATGGTTCTGGGTATTTCATTGGTCTTTATCGTTATAGCATATCTTTTTACCGACGTATATATAAGCTTAATTTTTCCGGGACACACTCCCGCTTACTATGCACTTATAAAGCTACAGTTCTATTTTCTGATACCATGTATCATTTTTTGGGGGATATCGTCCCTGATCAGCGGGTTATTGAAGATCCATGATGAATTTAAATACTCTTCCTTGAATACCGTATTTCTGCCTATCTCCATTATTCTCTGTGTTCTTTTTTATCGCGATACCCTTGGCAACAGCGTATTGGCATTGGGAACCTTAATAGGTAGCTTTGCCAATCTCGCTTTTCTGACTTTCATCGCCATTAAAAGAAAAGTACTTCGGTTTCAAAAACCCGATTTTAAAAATAATAATGCAATCCAGATGCTCAGGCAACTTCCGGCGAAGGCTTCATCAGGTTTTTTTACGGGACTGATTGGAGTTACTGATCAGTTTTTTGCTGCTCAACTGGTTGTCGGTTCTATAGCTGCATTAAACTACGGAAATAAAATTCCTGCCTTTATTACCGGTTTAATAGTATTAACATTAAACAGCGTTTTGCTTCCTTATTTTTCTAAAAAAGTAATTGATGACAGGCAAAAAGCCTATTCCAATTTATATAAATTACTCAAAAGGCTCTTCATTGCGGCGGGCATTATAACCATCATTGCCATTCTATCATCGGATTGGGTGGTAAAATTACTTTTTGAAAGACAAGAGTTTACTTCCGAGGATACCTATAAAGTTTCCTTACTTCAAAAAATAACGCTCATTTACGCCCCGTTTACGGTTTGCGGGATGGTTCTGGTAAATTTTCTTACCAGTATTAACAAAAACAAGTTTATGGCCTATGTTTCTCTGGGGAGTATGATTGCCAATCTTATTTTAGATTATTTTTTGATGAAAATTTATGGTGTTTATGGCATTGCACTGTGTACTACCGTAATAGGCATCATAAGAAGTTTGGTTTTATTAAGATTTACAATAAATCAGGGGAAACTCACCATTAAAAATAGTATTTGA
- a CDS encoding O-antigen ligase family protein, whose product MNILRHIILVLILWTFPSFALAYISPGFGSALSYFTFLLLMGYYVLEPDKSRPFMIFIVLGLAYFLIGGLQYDKINDKDFFISMIKYMVIIVSGGQLIKKTSLKSIYIILLLGALCVSVHAIFFPMYNANFSPSYGRYSGFYLNPNYAGAICLVCFAMSFGINNKILRLTGQIIATFGGIFTFSRYFIVIWVLLNIISVFINRKNIIAPVIGALALFLIIAFSSMLQLNSTRFDALMSILDDRPIKTEVIGDDSRTHTWLTYKDIILDKPLTGNGFKTLYGNNFGLSAGVHNTYLLVIGEAGIIPFIILIYLYLWLLIRSFKHFKSHPHNFMLGIVLLTALMVTHNYFDKFSILLISIYLYNELTKIEEEQNENYY is encoded by the coding sequence ATGAATATATTAAGGCATATCATATTGGTTTTAATTTTATGGACGTTTCCAAGTTTTGCACTTGCCTACATCAGTCCCGGGTTTGGTAGTGCCTTAAGTTATTTCACCTTTCTTTTACTAATGGGGTATTATGTATTAGAACCTGATAAAAGCAGGCCTTTCATGATATTTATAGTCCTGGGGCTGGCTTATTTTTTAATTGGCGGATTGCAATATGATAAAATAAATGACAAGGACTTTTTTATAAGCATGATTAAGTATATGGTTATTATAGTATCCGGAGGGCAATTAATTAAAAAAACATCCCTTAAAAGCATCTATATCATACTGTTACTGGGGGCTCTGTGTGTTTCTGTACATGCCATCTTCTTCCCTATGTATAATGCTAATTTTTCGCCTTCATATGGAAGATATAGCGGTTTTTACCTGAACCCTAATTATGCAGGCGCCATATGCCTGGTCTGTTTTGCCATGAGTTTCGGGATCAACAATAAAATCCTTAGGCTTACAGGACAAATAATTGCTACCTTCGGTGGTATCTTTACCTTTTCCAGATATTTTATTGTTATTTGGGTGTTACTAAATATCATTTCCGTTTTTATAAACAGAAAGAATATTATAGCCCCGGTAATAGGTGCCTTAGCCCTTTTTCTTATCATTGCTTTTTCCAGTATGCTTCAGTTAAATTCGACCCGGTTTGATGCGTTAATGAGCATTTTGGACGATCGCCCGATAAAAACGGAAGTAATCGGTGACGATTCCAGAACACATACATGGCTTACATATAAAGACATCATTCTCGACAAACCCTTGACAGGCAACGGGTTTAAGACACTGTACGGAAATAATTTCGGTTTATCTGCCGGGGTTCATAACACATATCTATTGGTTATCGGAGAAGCTGGAATTATACCATTTATTATTTTAATTTATCTGTATTTATGGCTTTTAATCCGAAGTTTTAAACATTTTAAATCCCATCCTCATAACTTTATGTTAGGTATAGTTCTATTAACTGCACTTATGGTTACCCATAATTATTTTGATAAGTTTTCTATACTACTCATAAGTATCTATTTGTATAACGAACTTACAAAAATTGAAGAGGAACAAAATGAAAACTATTATTAA
- a CDS encoding ATP-grasp fold amidoligase family protein produces the protein MKTIIKQLYQNTLVGKYVIQKGIDINTYYWRYLCSDKKVIEHRFKKSFGYPIDLENPQTLNEKINWLKLNNRSQLHTQCADKYEVRDFVSEKIGDKYLVPLISVTTNPDDIHPEKLPAPPFVIKTNHDSGGVVIVKDKNKIDWTALRADLKKRLGINYYRKSKEWQYKNIVPRIIVEKFITDESGSTPFDYKVHCFNGTVKMIQVDMGRGTESHYRNWYDPEWNREPYRWSSKKGIDTFTHPSSTDVEKPANLGEMISLSEIISKSFIYSRIDWYNINGKIYFGEITFHHDSGLRPIEPEEWDLRLGKQLKLPAK, from the coding sequence ATGAAAACTATTATTAAACAATTGTATCAAAACACTTTAGTAGGCAAATATGTGATACAAAAAGGTATCGACATCAATACTTATTACTGGAGGTACCTATGTTCTGATAAAAAGGTTATTGAACACAGGTTCAAAAAAAGTTTTGGATACCCTATAGATCTTGAGAACCCGCAGACCCTAAATGAGAAAATCAACTGGTTAAAGTTAAATAACAGAAGTCAACTGCATACACAATGTGCTGATAAATATGAGGTCAGGGATTTTGTTTCAGAAAAGATAGGCGATAAATATCTTGTTCCCCTTATATCAGTAACCACAAATCCGGATGACATACACCCCGAAAAGTTACCTGCTCCTCCTTTTGTCATAAAAACCAATCACGATAGCGGCGGGGTCGTTATTGTGAAAGACAAGAATAAAATAGACTGGACTGCGCTTCGCGCTGATCTGAAAAAAAGGCTTGGCATCAATTATTACAGAAAAAGTAAAGAGTGGCAATACAAAAATATTGTTCCGCGTATTATTGTTGAAAAATTCATTACTGATGAAAGCGGCTCTACTCCGTTCGATTATAAAGTACATTGTTTTAACGGGACAGTTAAAATGATTCAGGTTGATATGGGCAGAGGTACGGAATCACATTATAGAAACTGGTATGATCCTGAATGGAACAGGGAACCATACCGATGGTCTTCAAAAAAAGGAATTGATACATTTACACATCCCTCCAGTACTGATGTTGAGAAACCTGCCAATCTGGGAGAGATGATCTCTTTATCTGAAATTATTTCCAAAAGTTTTATTTATTCGAGAATCGATTGGTACAACATCAATGGTAAAATCTACTTCGGAGAAATAACTTTCCATCACGATAGTGGTTTAAGGCCAATTGAACCCGAGGAATGGGATTTAAGGCTGGGAAAACAATTAAAATTACCTGCCAAATAA
- the asnB gene encoding asparagine synthase (glutamine-hydrolyzing) produces the protein MCGIYGSTIYYNNTEIEHKLERTRFRGPDRSRYDRICSNGTEVILGHNRLSIIDLCERSDQPLAYMGKIHIVFNGEIYNFQELKESLSKKGYSFNTTSDTEVICAAYLEYGTDCTGYLNGMFSFVILDIENNRLFGSRDRLGKKPFYYFYDGEDFEFSSQISSIQLHHKKMSVSEASISYYLAWGAVPDPHSIYNEVKKLPAGHSFTFQLDTREFSSFCYWDIDYLGNNIYKGTYSDAKEELEEILKDSVKIRLFADVPVGVFLSGGIDSSIVAAMATKVTTSAIKTFSVKFDHHKYDESHHAALVAKHLGTEHHTIACDYNEGLNLIQNYSHYYDEPFADSSAIPSMLLSKYTRQHVTVALSGDGGDESFLGYLRYNVVKKRSFFNIPYPLRKILSGLLSIPNSYKLNVMSKGALIRDLDEYYLRTMVNVDDSWLDNKYNYYDLEDRKYLEHKHKGYLERISDFDIKTYLINDINTKVDRASMAFSLEARAPLLDYRVVEFARSIPTDFKFLPGNQKRILKDVLYQHVPKDIMERPKKGFGVPLAEWFRNELKEYVYDTLNEAALKEIPGIVPEKISFMIQQHMNNQWNRAPIIWKLLVLKQWLNSNAKGLSID, from the coding sequence ATGTGTGGTATATACGGTTCTACTATTTATTACAACAACACTGAAATTGAACATAAACTGGAGCGTACCAGATTCCGTGGTCCTGACCGGTCGAGATACGATCGAATATGCAGCAACGGAACGGAAGTGATCTTAGGCCATAACAGGCTTTCCATTATTGATCTTTGTGAGCGATCTGACCAGCCCCTGGCATATATGGGCAAAATTCATATTGTCTTTAACGGTGAGATTTATAATTTTCAGGAACTTAAGGAGTCCTTATCAAAAAAAGGATATTCATTTAATACCACCAGTGATACGGAAGTTATTTGTGCTGCTTATCTCGAATATGGAACCGATTGTACCGGTTATCTGAACGGTATGTTCTCTTTTGTAATCCTTGATATAGAAAATAACAGGCTGTTTGGAAGCAGGGACCGTTTAGGTAAAAAGCCCTTTTACTATTTCTATGATGGTGAAGATTTTGAGTTCTCAAGCCAGATCTCATCGATACAATTGCATCATAAAAAGATGTCTGTTTCCGAAGCGTCGATCTCATATTATCTGGCATGGGGAGCCGTACCCGACCCACACTCTATCTATAATGAGGTAAAGAAGCTGCCTGCGGGTCATTCTTTTACTTTTCAGCTAGACACAAGAGAGTTTTCTTCTTTTTGCTATTGGGACATTGATTATTTGGGAAATAACATATACAAAGGCACATATTCCGATGCTAAAGAAGAATTGGAAGAAATATTAAAAGATTCGGTAAAAATACGCTTGTTTGCCGATGTGCCCGTGGGAGTGTTTTTGTCCGGAGGAATAGATTCTTCTATCGTTGCTGCCATGGCAACCAAAGTAACAACCTCCGCTATAAAAACATTTTCTGTAAAGTTCGATCATCATAAATATGATGAAAGCCACCATGCCGCTCTAGTGGCAAAACACTTAGGCACCGAACACCATACCATTGCATGCGATTATAATGAAGGGCTGAATCTGATACAGAACTATTCACATTACTACGATGAACCTTTTGCCGATTCTTCGGCTATTCCATCAATGCTGCTTTCCAAATACACCAGGCAACATGTTACCGTGGCCCTGTCTGGCGATGGTGGTGATGAAAGCTTTTTAGGGTACCTGAGGTATAATGTTGTTAAAAAAAGATCCTTTTTTAACATCCCCTATCCATTGAGAAAAATATTATCCGGTTTATTGAGCATCCCCAATTCCTATAAGTTAAATGTAATGTCTAAAGGCGCTTTAATCCGGGATCTGGACGAGTATTACCTGAGAACCATGGTGAATGTAGACGACTCATGGCTAGATAACAAATATAATTATTACGATCTGGAAGACAGAAAATATCTGGAACATAAACATAAGGGGTATTTAGAACGAATCTCTGATTTTGATATAAAAACCTACCTGATAAATGATATCAACACTAAAGTAGACCGGGCTTCCATGGCATTCTCATTAGAGGCAAGGGCTCCGTTACTGGATTATAGAGTTGTTGAGTTTGCCAGGTCGATACCTACGGATTTTAAGTTTCTTCCCGGGAATCAAAAACGGATTCTTAAAGATGTTTTATATCAGCATGTTCCAAAGGATATTATGGAAAGGCCCAAAAAAGGATTTGGTGTTCCCCTTGCCGAATGGTTCAGGAATGAACTAAAAGAATATGTTTACGACACGCTGAACGAAGCTGCTTTAAAGGAGATTCCCGGTATCGTACCCGAAAAAATCAGTTTTATGATACAGCAACATATGAATAACCAGTGGAACAGAGCGCCAATAATCTGGAAGCTTCTGGTTTTGAAACAATGGTTAAACAGTAACGCAAAAGGTTTAAGTATTGATTAA
- a CDS encoding glycosyltransferase has translation MMKKKKIKTRIEVAFIIPSLRSGGAERVLSFVASHLDRKRFNTTLVVIGSEKDRAYDTTNELKVIFLNKEKVRYAFYDIFEYLYTRKPDVVMSAIAHLNSMMAIIAPFFPKTKFIGRETIVQGSSVSGKKRFINFFRLQKYTLAKIVCQSDDMYEDLKNNYGFPPSKLVKINNPITQQFVPKKHSLQGNALKLITVGRLSKSKGHDRILRCLSKLDIPFTYTIIGKGPLESRIFSDIKKYGLETKVNHISFTKEVKKYLEESDIFLLGSYVEGLPNAIIESCAVGTPVSAFDAPGGINEIIETDVNGYIAKSEDEYIGNIKKIASRTWDPMAINNSVTKKFAPEIILQKYEELFSGLVEEQKLNLINGN, from the coding sequence ATGATGAAAAAGAAAAAGATCAAAACAAGAATAGAAGTTGCCTTTATAATTCCCTCCTTAAGATCGGGCGGGGCTGAAAGAGTATTGTCTTTTGTGGCATCTCATCTTGACAGAAAGAGGTTTAATACGACACTTGTTGTCATAGGGTCTGAAAAAGACAGGGCATATGACACCACGAATGAGCTCAAGGTCATTTTTCTAAATAAAGAAAAGGTCAGGTATGCCTTTTACGATATTTTTGAATACCTGTATACCCGCAAACCCGATGTGGTCATGAGTGCCATTGCACACCTGAACAGCATGATGGCAATCATAGCTCCGTTTTTTCCAAAAACAAAATTTATTGGCCGGGAAACCATTGTCCAGGGAAGCAGTGTTTCAGGAAAAAAGCGATTTATTAATTTTTTCCGCCTTCAAAAATATACGTTGGCCAAAATAGTATGTCAATCGGATGACATGTATGAAGACCTTAAAAACAACTATGGTTTTCCGCCGTCAAAGCTCGTTAAAATCAACAATCCGATAACCCAGCAGTTTGTTCCGAAGAAGCATTCCCTGCAAGGAAATGCTCTTAAATTAATTACCGTAGGAAGGTTATCCAAATCTAAAGGACATGACAGGATTTTGAGGTGTCTTTCCAAATTAGACATCCCTTTTACATATACCATTATAGGGAAAGGCCCTTTGGAGAGCCGTATTTTCAGCGATATTAAAAAGTATGGTCTTGAAACTAAAGTAAATCATATCTCTTTTACCAAAGAAGTGAAAAAGTATCTCGAAGAAAGTGATATCTTTTTACTTGGTTCTTATGTAGAAGGACTTCCAAATGCCATTATTGAAAGTTGCGCCGTTGGAACCCCTGTCTCGGCTTTTGACGCGCCCGGGGGAATTAACGAAATTATAGAAACGGATGTTAACGGATATATTGCGAAATCAGAAGATGAATATATCGGTAACATAAAAAAAATAGCCTCCAGAACCTGGGACCCGATGGCTATCAATAATTCCGTAACAAAAAAATTTGCTCCGGAGATCATCTTACAGAAATATGAAGAACTATTTTCCGGATTGGTTGAGGAACAAAAGTTAAATCTGATCAATGGGAACTAA
- a CDS encoding glycosyltransferase: MGTKKKYLDWLFILPTDSLGGGAEQLQFNLVQHLISTRKTCHVIIITQKKRHTWAKLESDFLNITYIPVKNWYLGYLLLPCYILKLKFRYRIKKIFTSQTLINGLVGFLKKIRFIERNTTIITRESNTIYKLISGKKLKLYDLAYKLGYPHVNLIICQTDYMKKELIKSISKVLEHKNVITIPNPINIEENNQRSEEFKPETDKYIIAAGRLVHVKGFDVLIDAFKMIEQEIPDHKLIILGEGYLRNDLQEQINNYNLQDRIILHGFVNNVYPYFKNASLCVLSSRIEGFPNVLLQMMSQNERIVSTLSAGDIKDIEGIYTCETESKDLLAHNILNCLKDGSDHKRTLFDTYLSKRTVDSFIAEVESQISKPLRQ; encoded by the coding sequence ATGGGAACTAAAAAAAAATATTTAGACTGGTTATTTATACTTCCGACCGATAGCCTGGGTGGCGGTGCGGAACAACTTCAATTTAACCTGGTTCAGCACTTAATCAGCACCAGGAAAACCTGCCATGTCATAATTATTACACAAAAGAAAAGACACACCTGGGCAAAATTAGAATCGGATTTTTTAAATATCACGTACATTCCTGTAAAAAACTGGTATTTAGGCTATTTACTTTTACCCTGCTACATCCTTAAATTAAAATTCCGGTACCGTATTAAAAAGATTTTTACTTCTCAGACCTTAATTAACGGTTTGGTCGGCTTTCTGAAAAAAATAAGGTTTATCGAACGTAATACTACAATTATAACAAGAGAATCAAATACCATATACAAACTAATAAGTGGTAAAAAACTCAAACTATACGATCTGGCATACAAACTTGGGTATCCTCATGTCAATCTTATAATCTGTCAAACGGATTATATGAAGAAAGAATTGATCAAATCCATATCCAAAGTCCTGGAGCATAAAAATGTCATCACGATACCTAATCCCATAAACATTGAAGAAAACAACCAGCGGTCTGAGGAATTCAAACCTGAAACGGATAAATATATTATAGCTGCCGGAAGATTGGTACATGTAAAAGGCTTTGACGTTCTTATCGATGCATTTAAAATGATCGAACAAGAAATCCCGGATCACAAACTAATCATTTTAGGAGAAGGATATCTGAGAAATGATCTCCAGGAACAAATAAACAATTACAACCTGCAAGATAGAATAATCCTGCACGGTTTTGTAAATAATGTATACCCGTACTTCAAAAATGCTTCATTATGTGTGCTTTCTTCGAGAATAGAAGGTTTTCCGAATGTACTCTTGCAAATGATGAGCCAGAATGAAAGAATTGTCAGTACCCTTAGTGCCGGAGACATTAAAGATATTGAGGGTATTTATACTTGTGAAACAGAAAGCAAAGACCTATTGGCTCATAATATATTGAATTGTTTAAAGGATGGCTCTGACCATAAAAGAACCTTATTTGATACTTATTTATCAAAAAGAACTGTAGATAGCTTTATAGCGGAAGTAGAATCACAAATTTCTAAACCATTAAGACAATGA
- a CDS encoding ATP-grasp fold amidoligase family protein, producing the protein MRAILKKWSAENSILNYLIKQSLLIRNSITPLKWRLKTRFVRKLGYRPNFDNPHTFNEKIQWLKLNDRSTLHTLCADKYRVRAYVEKKIGDEFLVPLLLQTNDISDLKPENMPDFPVIIKTNHDSSGGAFIWNKNDIDWPELRKKFKKRLSYNYDYGKGEWQYKNIEPCIIVEKLLIDENGNIPFDYKLHCFNGKVAFIQVDIDRATNHKRNLYDSDWNFIDCKWVYDNGREVPEPAMFEKMKELAEEFAKDFLYVRVDQYVIGDKIFFGELTFHSESGNGKFYPPEWDSKIGEWLELPLK; encoded by the coding sequence ATGAGGGCAATACTAAAAAAATGGAGTGCTGAAAACAGTATACTTAATTATCTCATAAAACAATCCTTGCTTATAAGAAATTCGATAACCCCTTTAAAATGGCGGTTAAAAACAAGGTTTGTCCGAAAGCTGGGATATCGACCGAACTTTGACAACCCCCATACATTTAATGAAAAAATTCAATGGTTAAAATTAAATGACCGTTCTACACTACATACCCTATGTGCAGACAAGTATAGGGTCAGGGCCTATGTAGAAAAAAAAATAGGGGATGAATTTCTGGTGCCTCTACTCCTCCAAACAAACGATATCAGTGATCTGAAACCTGAAAATATGCCCGACTTTCCTGTTATAATTAAAACAAATCACGACAGCTCGGGAGGAGCATTTATTTGGAATAAGAATGATATTGATTGGCCGGAATTAAGAAAAAAATTCAAGAAGCGGTTATCTTACAACTACGATTACGGCAAGGGAGAATGGCAGTATAAAAATATAGAACCCTGCATTATTGTCGAAAAATTATTAATCGATGAAAACGGAAATATCCCGTTCGATTATAAGTTACATTGTTTTAACGGCAAAGTAGCTTTTATTCAGGTTGATATCGACCGGGCTACCAACCACAAACGAAATCTTTACGATTCGGATTGGAACTTTATAGATTGTAAATGGGTCTATGATAATGGCCGTGAGGTTCCGGAACCCGCGATGTTCGAAAAAATGAAGGAACTGGCTGAAGAATTTGCCAAAGACTTTCTTTATGTACGGGTAGACCAATATGTTATCGGTGATAAAATTTTCTTTGGAGAATTAACCTTCCATTCCGAATCAGGCAATGGCAAATTTTATCCTCCAGAATGGGATTCTAAAATAGGAGAATGGCTAGAACTCCCTCTGAAATAA
- a CDS encoding glycosyltransferase family 4 protein, with amino-acid sequence MNSNSVKNKLVRITTVPGSLSGLLSGQLKFMNQYYDVIGISSEGDALNLVEQREGVRTIKVNMTRKLTPGKDLIALWRLVKVLKHENPQIVHTHTPKAGIIGMLASKITGVPHRLHTVAGLPLVEANGIKRIILNQVEKITYACATKVYPNSYGLESIILEHKFTDKKKLKVIGNGSSNGINTNLFNPEAIDDGQIHQVRTEHGLKTSDFIFIYVGRIVKDKGINELVSAFNKLNQKYKHIRLLLVGPKESHLDPVSPETESVIENNPAVISTGWQNDVRPYFKASDALVFPSYREGFPNVVMQAAAMGLPSIVSDINGCNEIIETGINGVIVPPKNDKKLYEAMEGFITEPSKTKEMAQNARKSILEKYDQNYVWNTILKEYKQLNNETV; translated from the coding sequence ATGAATTCAAATTCAGTTAAAAATAAACTCGTAAGGATTACTACAGTCCCGGGCTCTCTTTCAGGGCTATTATCCGGACAATTGAAATTTATGAATCAGTATTATGATGTCATAGGGATTTCCAGTGAAGGGGATGCATTAAACCTGGTCGAGCAGCGTGAAGGCGTAAGAACGATAAAGGTAAACATGACCCGAAAACTTACTCCGGGAAAAGACCTGATAGCGCTTTGGCGGCTCGTAAAGGTTCTGAAGCATGAAAACCCGCAGATTGTACATACACATACTCCAAAAGCCGGGATTATAGGTATGTTGGCTTCAAAAATAACCGGAGTACCACACAGGCTGCATACGGTTGCCGGCTTACCGCTGGTAGAAGCCAACGGGATAAAAAGAATAATCCTCAACCAGGTGGAAAAGATTACATATGCATGTGCAACAAAAGTGTATCCGAATTCGTATGGCCTGGAATCGATAATCCTGGAACATAAGTTTACCGATAAAAAGAAACTCAAGGTAATCGGCAATGGCAGTTCGAACGGAATTAACACAAATCTTTTTAATCCTGAAGCGATAGACGACGGTCAGATACATCAGGTCCGAACCGAACATGGACTAAAAACCTCTGATTTCATTTTTATTTATGTAGGACGTATCGTAAAAGACAAAGGAATAAATGAGCTGGTTAGTGCATTCAATAAACTAAACCAAAAATATAAACACATAAGGCTGCTGCTTGTAGGGCCTAAAGAATCCCACCTGGACCCTGTGTCGCCCGAAACTGAATCCGTTATTGAAAATAACCCTGCGGTAATTTCCACAGGTTGGCAGAATGATGTCAGGCCCTATTTTAAAGCATCGGATGCCTTGGTTTTTCCGAGTTATAGAGAAGGGTTCCCTAACGTAGTGATGCAGGCTGCTGCAATGGGGTTGCCCAGCATCGTAAGTGATATTAATGGTTGTAATGAGATTATTGAGACAGGAATCAACGGGGTTATTGTCCCTCCAAAGAATGACAAAAAACTATATGAAGCCATGGAAGGTTTTATTACCGAACCGTCCAAAACAAAAGAAATGGCTCAAAACGCCAGAAAGAGTATCCTTGAAAAATATGATCAGAATTACGTCTGGAATACAATATTGAAGGAATATAAACAACTAAACAATGAAACTGTTTGA